One stretch of Brevibacillus laterosporus DNA includes these proteins:
- a CDS encoding glutamate synthase: MQKRNEKHTQTNNFRNYHTTEHDSCGIICIIEKTGKPTRKNVDETIRSLVQMEHRSGFIDGEGDGCGVLTDIPRNIWEKYLEKSIFESDLAYDPTFAVAHIFVPRKGYEVEKVQEGIGLLIKKHGLTILTERENQVHSDVLGKNGRQDEPLFWQIALMPNQATQTITLTPEQYASKLFDLHIEIEDTYHVHVASLSSRTASYKLMGAANILPRYFVDLADSSFTSTVTIGHNRYSTNTLSNFFRVQPFSLLGHNGEINTISKLEEEASMLQVPLVEGGSDSQNLNRTIETFIHRYGLTLFESLEVIFPPIHNEMKLLSHDLQDLYTYLRQAWGHFAQGPAGIVSRYADQCVFSVDSLGLRPVWMVESEQSLYFSSEQGIIPVSEMVSEPKSLAPGEKIGVQLNQQGITIHSHSSLRELVVASFQTKIACQHFRQHLHYAYHSESVPASYDYEAPTAQIFSAFGWDREQIQLIEQMASNGAEPIRSLGYDGPLASLSKERQNISDYIKESVAVVTNPAIDRDREIEHFSTRVVLGKRSLLSQKETTPHTRMEIASPLLVEGQSFQELASPQGMMTLEQIISTFHKNPHSVVVLPTVFREAERLSEALERLAQEACQAVEKGASLLILDDSMAHLDNQYFIDPLLVTAQIDRALKQTEAPTKNLRRQVSIIVRSGAIRSLHDIALLLGSGAEAVAPHVLFATVYAKGGTASVSNLFTALTKGLEKVTSTIGIHELRGYGRLFSAIGISTEVANILEIPTFCGSDKAGLSLEQLEMESRQRYELYRDEKAREARTFHLFPRLWKAIGQIASAEIPYADYALKLEENEQENPISIRHLTDIAYEKGHSQQDSAHIQPNQVDNSVGEHSLPFMISSMSFGSQNETAFRAYAEAADRLNMISMNGEGGEIKDMLGKYPRTRGQQIASGRFGVNVELANSSNLLEIKIGQGAKPGEGGHLPGSKVTEKIAAARNATVGSDLISPSNNHDIYSIEDLAQMITELKTANHQAKVCVKVPIVPNIGTIAVGVAKAGADYITLSGFDGGTGAARVHALQHVGLPAEIGVKAAHNALLEAGLRDKVELWADGGVKSALDVAKLMMLGANRIGFATLAMIAVGCTTCRGCHLDTCHVGIATQIDNMEEAHEKGLRRFVPRQLDLAVAGLTNLFTQLGQELQRITAVLGFTHTQDLVGRSDLLVQARGLKQMDLESLLLVHPLFTPNQHREAIYESTVAKVLVAAGLTEKAQQNHEKDRYFSPDQPILEKFSAILSGERVLGSRWSGARVKPYLDGSYTSLPEVSLHLDQGSVPGNGLAAYNAEGVRIRVQGGAQDGVGKTSFGGIVSILKSRGAHGQYINGSVGKSFCYGAQKGLFIVQGNADSRACIRLSGADVVFGGAITEPLQDQLGGLGARSNLKGFAFEYMTNGRAIVLGDPGPWICAGMTGGTVYVRLQPELGFDQDALERRIAKGAKVFIYKLDSKGISDVSELLGKYKEELLATEQYEEAVLIQKLLEQPEAHFVQITPKREQADPSVSTE, from the coding sequence ATGCAAAAGAGAAATGAAAAGCATACGCAAACTAATAACTTTCGGAATTATCACACAACAGAACACGATAGCTGCGGAATTATCTGTATTATTGAGAAAACAGGAAAACCTACAAGAAAAAACGTAGATGAAACCATTCGTTCCCTCGTTCAAATGGAGCATCGCTCTGGATTTATTGATGGAGAAGGTGATGGATGTGGTGTTTTAACCGATATCCCACGCAATATTTGGGAAAAATATTTGGAAAAATCAATATTTGAAAGCGATCTGGCGTATGATCCTACCTTTGCTGTTGCCCATATTTTCGTTCCACGCAAAGGATATGAAGTAGAAAAAGTCCAAGAAGGAATTGGTTTGCTTATTAAAAAGCATGGACTAACCATTCTAACTGAGCGTGAAAATCAAGTCCATTCGGACGTATTAGGAAAAAACGGAAGGCAAGATGAGCCACTTTTTTGGCAAATCGCCTTAATGCCAAACCAAGCTACCCAGACGATTACTCTAACTCCAGAACAGTATGCTAGCAAATTATTTGACCTACACATTGAAATTGAAGATACCTATCATGTACATGTTGCTTCCCTCAGCAGTCGCACCGCTTCTTACAAACTAATGGGCGCAGCAAACATCTTGCCCCGCTATTTCGTAGATTTGGCTGATTCATCCTTCACCTCCACTGTTACGATCGGTCATAATCGCTACTCAACCAACACATTATCTAACTTTTTCCGAGTCCAGCCTTTTTCTTTATTAGGGCACAATGGTGAAATTAATACCATTAGTAAACTAGAAGAAGAGGCCAGTATGCTACAAGTTCCGTTAGTGGAAGGCGGTAGTGACTCTCAAAATCTAAACCGTACCATTGAAACCTTTATTCATCGCTATGGATTAACCCTGTTTGAGTCCTTAGAAGTTATTTTCCCACCAATACACAATGAAATGAAATTGTTATCTCATGATTTACAGGATTTATACACTTATTTACGACAGGCTTGGGGGCACTTTGCTCAGGGTCCTGCGGGAATCGTCTCTCGCTACGCGGATCAATGCGTATTTAGTGTAGACTCCTTGGGATTGCGCCCCGTCTGGATGGTAGAAAGCGAACAATCACTCTATTTCTCCTCCGAACAAGGCATTATTCCTGTCTCAGAGATGGTTAGCGAACCAAAATCATTAGCACCTGGGGAAAAAATTGGTGTCCAACTAAACCAACAAGGCATCACAATTCATAGTCATTCTTCATTACGAGAGCTTGTCGTAGCTAGCTTCCAGACAAAGATTGCCTGTCAACACTTCCGTCAGCACTTACATTATGCTTATCACAGTGAATCAGTCCCTGCCTCCTATGATTATGAGGCCCCCACCGCTCAAATATTCAGTGCTTTTGGCTGGGATCGGGAACAAATCCAACTGATTGAGCAAATGGCTTCTAATGGTGCGGAACCGATTCGCTCCCTTGGTTATGATGGACCACTCGCATCCCTTTCAAAAGAACGTCAGAATATCAGCGATTATATCAAAGAAAGTGTAGCGGTTGTAACCAATCCGGCTATTGACAGAGACCGTGAAATAGAGCATTTTTCAACCCGTGTGGTCTTAGGAAAACGCTCATTACTCTCACAGAAAGAGACAACACCACACACTCGTATGGAGATCGCTTCACCCTTACTAGTAGAAGGACAATCGTTTCAAGAGCTTGCTTCTCCTCAAGGAATGATGACCTTAGAACAAATTATTTCTACTTTTCATAAAAATCCACACAGTGTAGTCGTCTTGCCAACCGTATTCCGAGAAGCAGAACGTTTGTCAGAAGCATTGGAACGACTTGCACAAGAAGCCTGTCAAGCTGTCGAAAAAGGGGCATCCTTGCTGATTCTTGATGACTCAATGGCCCATCTAGACAACCAATATTTTATCGATCCTTTGCTAGTAACAGCCCAAATAGACAGAGCACTCAAACAAACGGAAGCACCTACCAAGAACCTGCGACGCCAAGTAAGTATCATCGTTCGCTCTGGTGCTATTCGTTCCTTGCATGATATCGCTCTTCTGTTGGGAAGCGGTGCAGAGGCAGTGGCTCCACATGTGTTGTTTGCCACTGTATATGCAAAAGGTGGCACAGCATCTGTTAGTAATCTATTTACAGCTTTAACCAAAGGTCTAGAAAAAGTAACGTCAACAATCGGTATTCACGAGCTACGTGGCTATGGACGCCTCTTCTCTGCCATAGGTATTAGTACAGAGGTTGCAAACATCTTAGAGATTCCAACCTTCTGTGGCTCGGATAAAGCTGGCTTGTCACTTGAGCAGTTAGAAATGGAAAGTCGTCAACGCTACGAATTGTATAGGGACGAAAAAGCGCGTGAGGCACGAACATTTCATTTATTCCCGCGTTTATGGAAAGCTATTGGTCAAATTGCCAGTGCCGAAATTCCTTATGCAGATTACGCGTTAAAGCTAGAAGAAAACGAACAGGAAAACCCCATTTCTATTCGTCATTTAACTGATATTGCTTATGAAAAAGGACATAGTCAGCAAGATTCGGCTCACATTCAGCCTAATCAAGTGGACAACAGCGTGGGTGAGCATTCGTTACCATTTATGATTTCTTCCATGTCATTTGGTTCACAGAATGAAACAGCCTTCCGAGCTTATGCAGAAGCAGCCGATCGCCTAAATATGATTTCCATGAACGGTGAGGGCGGAGAGATTAAAGACATGCTTGGTAAATATCCACGCACACGCGGTCAACAAATTGCATCGGGACGTTTTGGTGTAAATGTAGAATTGGCTAATTCTTCAAACTTATTGGAAATCAAGATTGGGCAAGGTGCTAAACCAGGAGAAGGCGGGCATTTGCCTGGCTCTAAAGTTACAGAAAAAATTGCAGCTGCCCGTAATGCTACTGTAGGGTCCGATCTAATTTCACCTTCCAACAACCATGACATCTACTCAATTGAAGATTTGGCTCAAATGATTACAGAACTAAAAACAGCCAATCATCAAGCAAAGGTATGCGTAAAAGTGCCAATCGTACCAAATATCGGGACCATTGCTGTCGGAGTAGCCAAAGCCGGTGCTGATTATATTACCTTATCAGGGTTTGACGGAGGTACAGGAGCTGCCCGTGTGCATGCCCTACAACACGTTGGACTGCCTGCCGAGATTGGTGTAAAAGCAGCTCATAATGCCTTATTGGAGGCTGGTCTACGCGACAAAGTAGAGTTATGGGCAGATGGTGGTGTCAAAAGTGCGCTGGATGTGGCTAAATTAATGATGTTAGGAGCCAATCGCATTGGATTTGCTACATTGGCCATGATCGCTGTAGGTTGTACCACCTGCCGAGGCTGTCATTTAGATACCTGTCATGTAGGAATAGCCACTCAAATTGACAATATGGAAGAAGCACATGAAAAAGGCTTACGTCGTTTTGTCCCTCGTCAATTAGATTTGGCAGTAGCTGGACTTACCAATCTGTTCACCCAATTGGGTCAGGAATTACAACGAATTACGGCTGTGCTTGGATTTACACATACACAAGATTTGGTTGGTCGATCCGATTTGTTGGTGCAAGCTCGCGGATTAAAACAAATGGATTTGGAGTCACTACTCTTAGTCCATCCTTTGTTTACTCCCAATCAACATCGTGAAGCTATTTATGAATCTACCGTTGCTAAGGTACTGGTAGCAGCAGGGTTAACGGAAAAAGCACAACAAAACCATGAAAAAGATCGTTATTTTAGTCCAGATCAACCCATTCTGGAAAAATTCTCTGCGATTTTGTCAGGAGAACGAGTACTTGGGAGTCGTTGGTCGGGGGCACGAGTCAAACCTTATTTGGACGGAAGCTATACGTCCTTGCCAGAAGTCTCTCTGCACCTTGATCAAGGTAGTGTTCCAGGAAACGGACTTGCAGCCTACAATGCGGAAGGAGTGCGAATTCGAGTGCAGGGTGGTGCGCAAGACGGCGTAGGTAAAACTAGCTTTGGAGGCATTGTTTCTATCCTCAAATCTAGGGGAGCCCACGGGCAGTATATAAACGGTTCTGTCGGTAAAAGCTTTTGCTACGGTGCGCAAAAAGGGCTATTCATCGTTCAAGGGAATGCCGACTCACGTGCCTGCATTCGTCTTTCCGGTGCAGATGTCGTGTTTGGAGGTGCCATTACTGAGCCCCTTCAGGATCAATTAGGAGGTTTAGGTGCTCGCTCCAATCTTAAAGGATTCGCTTTTGAATACATGACAAATGGGCGAGCAATCGTACTAGGTGATCCAGGTCCGTGGATTTGTGCCGGGATGACAGGTGGTACCGTATATGTCCGAC
- a CDS encoding glutamate-1-semialdehyde 2,1-aminomutase: MNREQSTKLHEQAYEVIVGGVNSPSRSFKAVGGGSPVVMTKAQGAYFWDADGNKYIDYLAAYGPIITGHAHPHVTKAIVDAAQNGTLYGTPTPWEITFAEMIREAIPSMERIRFNNSGTESVMTCIRVARAYTNRTKIIKFAGCYHGHSDLVLVAAGSGPSTLGIPDSAGIPQSIANEVITVPFNNVEAYKEALEKWGHEIAAVLVEPIVGNFGIVMPHDGFLQEVNRLTHEAGALVVYDEVITAFRFCYGGAQNLLGVEPDLTALGKIIGGGLPIGAYGGRREIMEQVAPLGPAYQAGTHAGNPASIKAGIACLEVLKQPGVYEELDRLGTMLEAGISQAAESHGITIRINRVKGALAVYFTDVTVTDYDGAQSADGEQFAQFFRLLLDEGICLAPSKYEAWFVTTAHTEADITETIGAVNRCFAKMAQK; encoded by the coding sequence ATGAATCGTGAACAATCTACTAAACTGCATGAACAAGCTTATGAAGTCATTGTAGGGGGCGTAAACAGCCCTTCCCGTTCGTTTAAGGCCGTTGGTGGCGGTTCTCCTGTCGTCATGACCAAAGCACAAGGAGCTTATTTCTGGGACGCAGATGGCAATAAATATATAGATTATTTGGCAGCGTACGGTCCCATTATTACTGGACATGCTCACCCACACGTTACGAAAGCAATCGTGGATGCTGCACAAAACGGCACCCTGTATGGAACGCCTACACCTTGGGAGATTACCTTTGCTGAAATGATTCGTGAAGCAATCCCTTCCATGGAACGTATTCGCTTTAATAACTCAGGTACAGAATCTGTTATGACATGCATTCGTGTGGCTCGTGCTTACACCAATCGTACGAAAATTATTAAATTCGCTGGCTGCTATCACGGACATTCTGATTTAGTACTGGTAGCTGCTGGTTCTGGTCCATCAACGCTAGGAATTCCTGACAGCGCTGGTATCCCACAAAGTATTGCCAATGAAGTCATCACCGTTCCATTTAATAATGTAGAGGCTTATAAAGAAGCGCTAGAAAAATGGGGCCATGAAATTGCAGCTGTTTTGGTTGAGCCTATCGTCGGTAACTTTGGAATCGTTATGCCACACGATGGCTTCTTGCAAGAAGTGAATCGCCTGACACACGAAGCTGGAGCCCTTGTAGTATATGACGAAGTAATCACTGCCTTCCGCTTCTGCTATGGTGGAGCGCAGAATCTACTTGGAGTCGAGCCTGATTTAACTGCATTGGGTAAAATTATTGGCGGTGGCTTACCAATTGGCGCATATGGCGGTCGACGTGAAATAATGGAGCAAGTCGCACCACTTGGACCTGCTTATCAAGCTGGTACGCATGCCGGAAACCCTGCCTCCATTAAAGCAGGTATCGCTTGCTTAGAAGTGCTGAAACAACCGGGTGTATATGAAGAACTAGATCGTCTAGGCACAATGCTGGAAGCTGGTATCAGTCAAGCTGCGGAGAGCCATGGCATAACTATTCGTATTAATCGCGTAAAAGGGGCATTAGCTGTCTACTTTACCGATGTAACCGTTACAGATTATGATGGAGCCCAAAGTGCTGATGGAGAACAGTTTGCCCAATTCTTCCGTTTGTTATTGGACGAGGGTATTTGCCTTGCACCGTCTAAATACGAAGCTTGGTTTGTCACAACAGCTCATACCGAAGCAGACATTACTGAAACTATCGGTGCAGTAAATCGTTGCTTTGCTAAAATGGCACAAAAATAA
- a CDS encoding ATP-binding cassette domain-containing protein: MINVTQLEKVFRIHQARNGLSGAFRDLFQREYKTVRAVDELSFDVQAGEMFALIGENGAGKSTTIKMLTGILTPSSGEILINGYHPYKEREKYVQSIGVVFGQRSQLWWDLSPLESFRLLRRVYKVEEEAGQAWQDRLIEELDMGPFIQQPVRKLSLGQRMRCEIAAALIHKPKLLFLDEPTVGLDVLVKQKIRDFLKSLNETENTTVLLTTHDVSDIEALCKRVLVMDSGKLIFDGLLTDLKERWGSKTEVVFQFKQKMTAEHLRATLSEFECKVESINAYSLSVSFQHEKLPAILTQVMASFELTDVTIQETSTEEIVRNIYSTTNGGV; the protein is encoded by the coding sequence ATGATAAACGTAACGCAATTGGAGAAAGTATTTCGTATTCACCAAGCTCGCAATGGCTTGTCTGGTGCTTTTCGCGATCTTTTTCAACGAGAATATAAAACTGTACGGGCCGTTGATGAGCTTAGCTTTGATGTACAAGCAGGTGAAATGTTTGCCTTAATTGGTGAAAATGGGGCTGGAAAATCAACGACTATTAAAATGCTAACAGGCATTTTGACACCTTCTAGCGGAGAGATATTAATTAATGGTTATCATCCGTATAAGGAGCGCGAAAAATATGTTCAATCCATTGGTGTTGTATTTGGACAACGCTCGCAATTGTGGTGGGATTTGTCGCCATTAGAGTCGTTTCGTTTGTTGCGCCGTGTTTATAAGGTGGAAGAAGAGGCTGGACAGGCATGGCAAGATCGCTTAATAGAAGAATTGGATATGGGGCCGTTCATCCAGCAACCTGTTCGTAAATTAAGTCTCGGACAGCGGATGCGTTGTGAAATCGCTGCTGCACTAATTCACAAACCTAAGCTGTTGTTTCTTGATGAGCCAACAGTAGGCTTAGATGTCTTGGTCAAACAAAAGATTCGTGACTTCCTAAAAAGTCTGAACGAAACGGAAAATACAACCGTATTGCTTACCACCCACGATGTATCTGACATTGAAGCGCTCTGTAAACGGGTACTGGTCATGGACAGTGGTAAGTTGATTTTTGATGGACTCTTAACTGATTTGAAGGAGCGCTGGGGTAGCAAGACTGAAGTAGTGTTCCAATTTAAACAAAAGATGACAGCAGAACACCTGCGAGCTACTTTGTCTGAATTTGAATGCAAGGTAGAGAGTATCAATGCGTACTCGCTGTCTGTTTCGTTTCAACATGAAAAGCTGCCAGCCATTTTAACTCAAGTGATGGCTAGCTTTGAACTGACAGATGTCACGATCCAAGAAACTTCCACGGAAGAGATTGTACGCAACATTTACTCCACGACAAACGGGGGAGTATAG
- a CDS encoding daunorubicin ABC transporter permease has translation MWKLYQELIRIRFLTMLAYRVNYYSGIIIYAINIGAYYFLWGAIYSGQDNLVGMSLVQMTSYVAIAWMSRAFYFNNIDQEIGQDVREGKVAIELIRPYNYLSVKTAQALGEGIFRLVFFAFPGLLIVRFFIPFEFPHSGEIWGMYSISLLLGFVVNTQINLLTGLLTFFFMRNEGMIMAKRMVVDLLSGVVIPISFFPGVTQTILQFLPFQAINFTPSMIFTGALNGDKAWIAIGTQVIWVAILFIPIILLWQRAKRNLVVQGG, from the coding sequence ATGTGGAAATTATATCAAGAGCTGATTCGGATTCGCTTTCTGACCATGCTGGCTTACCGGGTAAATTACTACAGCGGGATCATTATTTATGCGATTAACATCGGAGCTTATTATTTCTTATGGGGAGCAATTTATTCTGGACAGGATAATCTAGTAGGGATGTCTTTGGTTCAAATGACCTCCTACGTAGCGATTGCTTGGATGTCTCGCGCGTTTTACTTTAACAATATTGATCAAGAAATAGGACAAGATGTCAGAGAAGGAAAAGTGGCTATCGAGCTGATTCGTCCTTACAATTATCTGTCAGTTAAAACAGCACAAGCATTGGGAGAAGGGATTTTTCGTCTTGTGTTTTTTGCTTTTCCGGGTCTTCTCATCGTTCGCTTTTTTATTCCTTTCGAATTTCCACATAGTGGGGAAATATGGGGCATGTACAGTATAAGTCTGTTACTTGGTTTTGTGGTTAACACACAGATTAACTTGCTCACGGGCTTACTAACGTTTTTCTTTATGCGAAATGAAGGGATGATCATGGCAAAACGCATGGTTGTTGATTTGCTGTCAGGTGTAGTCATACCAATTAGTTTCTTTCCTGGAGTAACACAGACCATACTACAATTCCTGCCGTTTCAGGCAATCAATTTTACACCTAGTATGATTTTTACAGGTGCACTTAATGGGGATAAAGCATGGATAGCAATCGGCACGCAGGTTATCTGGGTAGCTATATTGTTTATACCGATTATTCTGTTGTGGCAGCGTGCAAAACGAAATTTGGTCGTGCAGGGAGGGTAG
- a CDS encoding ABC transporter permease gives MGQVIRLFQDYLSQYFKVKLSYRANFITELLSNVVSELLNLVFILVVFTHVPTLQGWTMYEIIFIYGYFLVPYALFTMFFGFWDFNERYIIKGEMDRILTRPVNHLAQISLESISPDRLFGVLTGLLIMLYAGWKLQLTITWYDPIIFILLVLSSTLIYGGVYTAIASVSFYSDSRTGIAPMIWNIQNYGRYPVDIYNNAIAILLKWILPFAFVGFYPSAYFLKKEALYGYTMLTPVMGIVFFTLGILIWNQGVKKYSGAGS, from the coding sequence ATGGGGCAGGTTATACGTTTGTTTCAGGATTATCTCAGCCAGTATTTTAAAGTAAAACTGTCGTATCGGGCCAACTTCATTACTGAATTGCTGTCCAATGTCGTAAGTGAACTGTTAAATCTGGTATTCATTCTAGTTGTATTTACGCATGTCCCAACCTTACAGGGCTGGACTATGTATGAGATTATTTTTATTTATGGATACTTCTTGGTGCCATATGCACTGTTTACGATGTTTTTTGGTTTTTGGGATTTCAATGAGCGTTATATCATTAAAGGAGAAATGGATCGCATTTTGACGAGACCAGTCAATCATTTAGCACAAATTTCGCTGGAGTCCATTTCGCCGGATCGTCTGTTTGGAGTGCTAACGGGTTTGTTAATTATGCTGTATGCGGGTTGGAAGCTTCAGCTCACAATCACCTGGTATGATCCAATTATCTTTATCCTGTTAGTATTGAGTAGTACCTTAATCTATGGTGGTGTTTATACAGCAATCGCGTCTGTCAGCTTTTATAGCGACTCACGTACGGGAATTGCTCCTATGATCTGGAATATTCAAAACTACGGGCGTTATCCGGTAGACATTTACAACAACGCAATTGCCATTTTATTGAAATGGATTTTGCCCTTTGCGTTTGTTGGTTTCTATCCTTCCGCTTATTTTTTGAAAAAAGAGGCCTTGTATGGGTACACGATGTTAACTCCTGTAATGGGAATTGTCTTTTTTACCTTAGGAATTTTGATTTGGAATCAAGGTGTGAAAAAATATAGCGGTGCAGGATCATAG
- a CDS encoding ECF transporter S component: MQGKGKTSHTIQRERIKKLVTIPMLSAIAFLLYYLEFHVPLMPTFLKLDFSTIPAIIGGLVFGPAAGVLIEVLKNGLHLLLKNTDGFIIGEIANTIAGGTFVFLAVYTQRLCKNKIGFILGLSAGTVVMTAIMAMANYFVLLPFYAVLYSISMEQLLQMFHMESLWSMILLGIVPFNIIKGVMLSLIAYPVFVKMSARLGLVTVKPVTSSKPVIS, translated from the coding sequence ATGCAAGGAAAAGGAAAAACGAGTCACACGATTCAAAGAGAGCGTATTAAAAAGCTGGTTACAATACCTATGCTTTCCGCCATTGCGTTTCTACTGTACTATCTGGAGTTTCATGTACCGTTGATGCCCACTTTTTTAAAACTTGATTTCAGTACTATTCCAGCCATTATTGGAGGGCTTGTGTTTGGCCCAGCGGCGGGGGTGTTGATTGAAGTCTTAAAAAATGGATTACATCTCTTATTAAAAAACACAGATGGTTTTATCATTGGAGAAATTGCCAATACGATTGCGGGCGGAACCTTTGTGTTCCTAGCAGTTTATACGCAACGTTTATGCAAAAATAAAATTGGCTTTATTTTAGGTCTTTCAGCAGGCACGGTTGTTATGACAGCGATTATGGCCATGGCTAACTATTTTGTATTGTTGCCTTTCTATGCCGTGCTGTACTCAATCTCAATGGAGCAATTGCTACAAATGTTTCATATGGAAAGTTTGTGGAGTATGATCCTGCTCGGGATTGTGCCGTTTAATATCATTAAGGGAGTTATGCTGTCGCTTATTGCCTACCCGGTATTTGTGAAAATGTCGGCGCGACTTGGGTTAGTGACCGTGAAGCCTGTTACTTCAAGTAAACCAGTTATTTCGTAA
- a CDS encoding ArsR family transcriptional regulator, which produces MANMIREVFEITDPEALKSFAVPERVKILQLFEDLEPRTAKQIATELGENAARLHYHVKELVKVGLLQQVHTRVKGSIIEKYYQPIAKVIRANLHLVVEENAQQLSEIMFSPLHATEQELLYTMNHLAASDIDTRKDYQDTFAYNFGNLHLTKEERNQLFSEMKVLYQRFKDNKPSADRLNFHYLNLLFPTSPRRDDPDNAKFVDGDDE; this is translated from the coding sequence GTGGCTAACATGATAAGAGAAGTATTTGAAATAACAGATCCTGAGGCACTTAAATCCTTTGCAGTGCCTGAAAGAGTTAAAATTTTACAACTTTTCGAAGACCTAGAGCCGCGGACCGCAAAACAAATCGCTACTGAACTAGGAGAAAACGCAGCACGTTTGCATTATCATGTAAAAGAATTAGTGAAAGTTGGTCTGTTACAACAAGTACATACACGCGTAAAAGGCTCCATTATCGAAAAGTATTATCAACCAATAGCAAAAGTGATTAGGGCCAACCTGCACCTAGTCGTGGAAGAAAATGCTCAACAATTGAGTGAAATTATGTTCTCTCCTTTGCATGCGACTGAACAGGAACTTCTCTATACCATGAATCATCTGGCTGCATCTGATATTGATACACGAAAAGATTATCAGGACACCTTTGCATACAACTTTGGGAATTTACACCTGACAAAAGAAGAACGTAATCAGCTTTTCAGTGAAATGAAGGTCCTCTATCAGCGATTTAAAGACAACAAGCCTTCCGCCGATCGACTCAACTTCCATTACTTAAACCTGCTCTTCCCAACTTCACCTCGACGGGATGATCCAGATAATGCAAAATTCGTAGACGGTGATGATGAGTAA
- a CDS encoding thioredoxin-dependent thiol peroxidase — translation MLEVGQLAPTFTKPANNGQTINLEEYRGKNVVLYFYPKDSTPGCTTEACDFRDYHGDFATLNTVVLGVSPDSVKSHDKFIAKHELPFPLVADEDHSIAEAYGVWVLKKMYGREYMGIERSTFLIDTEGKIAQIYPKVKVKDHVQQVVTYIKEHLV, via the coding sequence ATGTTAGAAGTAGGTCAATTAGCACCAACTTTTACGAAACCTGCAAATAATGGTCAAACCATAAACCTAGAAGAGTATCGCGGCAAAAATGTCGTGCTTTATTTTTATCCAAAGGATTCCACACCTGGATGCACGACTGAGGCATGTGATTTTCGGGATTACCATGGTGACTTTGCTACTCTTAATACAGTGGTGCTTGGGGTAAGTCCAGACAGCGTCAAATCCCATGATAAATTTATTGCAAAACACGAATTACCATTCCCTCTAGTTGCTGATGAAGACCATAGTATTGCAGAAGCATACGGTGTGTGGGTACTCAAAAAAATGTATGGTCGAGAGTATATGGGTATTGAGCGTTCTACCTTTCTTATAGATACAGAAGGCAAAATTGCTCAGATTTATCCTAAAGTCAAAGTAAAGGATCATGTCCAACAAGTAGTTACGTACATAAAAGAACATCTAGTCTAA